The Aestuariibius sp. HNIBRBA575 nucleotide sequence GCATGCCGCAAACACCCACCCACATCGCCAAACTAACCATTGATATTTCAATAAAAACCACCCAATTTACGAAAGATAATTCTGAATTTGGATATAATCGATGGACACAGATGGCCTGCGCCTGTTCGTTTTAGCGGCGGAAAAGCTTAATATCAGTGCGGCGGGGCGTGAACTTGGGCTTGCCCCTGCGGTTGCCAGTGCCCGGCTGGCCAAGCTGGAACACACATTGGGCGCGGACCTGCTGCATCGATCAACTCGCAAGGTGGCCCTGTCGCTGGAAGGGTCCGAATTTCTGCCCTTTGCACGCGAAATGTTGGCCCAGGAACAGGCCGCCCGCGCCGCATTGGGGCAAGGTCAGGCAACCCCTACCGGGACCTTGCGCTTCACCGCCCCCAGCACCTTTGCACAGCAATATATCGCGCCGATCCTACCGGAATTTCTAGCCAAATATCCGGACATTATGCTTGATTTGCGCCTGTCAGACAGCCGCTTTGATCTGATCGAAGGCAGTTTTGATCTGGCGATCCGAAATGCTGCGATGGAAGATACCAGCCTAAAGGGACGTAAATTGGCCGATGATGTTCGGGTTCTGTGCGCGTCCCCGGGATATCTGGCCGAACTTGGAGTGCCAGAATGCGCGGATGATTTGAACACCCATCACCTGATCGCATTTGCCAATCAGACCCCGCGCCCATTGGCGCGCGACGACGGACAGATTGCGGTGTTTGATCCACGCGCGGCGTCCGGGCGCATGACCATTGATGATGGGCAATGCCAGAAACTGGTTACGATGGCAGGTGCCGGAATTTCGATAAATTCTCTCTGGAGTGTGCATCAGGAATTGCGCGACGGATCGCTTATCCGCGTTTTGCCGGAATATGTGATGTCGGATTCATCGAAACTGTGGTTGGTCTATCCCAAGGCCAATGTTTTATCCGCCAAAGTGCGGGTATTGATCGACTTTCTGTTGGAAAACATCGGGAAAAACCCGGTCTGGGATCAAGAGTGATCTCAGGTCGCGCCAGACCCAAAGTTGGGCTCCGCACTGGCAATCCATCTGTGCACATATGTTTTGGCGCGCGCGCATGCCTGGGTTAAGGGGTAACCCGCGGCCAGATTACACGCAATCGCGCTGGCCAGGGTGCATCCGGTCCCTCGACGGTTTTGTGACAGGCGCGGCGCATCAAATGACGTGGATTTATCGCGGAAAAACAAGCGATCACTGCAAATGTCCCCCTGAATATGCCCGCCTTTGATCATCACCGCATGCGCACCCATTTTCATCAAAACCTCAGCTTGGGCTGTGGGACCCGCGAGGTCTGCCTCGGCTTTTATCCCGGTTAAGTGCGCTGCTTCGATCGCGTTGGGCGTGACCAACGTGCTGATCGCGATCAGAGAATGCAGGCCATTTTGATCAGAGAGTTCCCCCCCAGAGCTGGCCTTTAACACCGGGTCAAACACAATCGGAATGTCCCGGCCCCGCAACGCGGACACAATTGCACCGGCCATGTCAGCCCCGCCAACCATCCCTATTTTGACCGCTTTTGGGGGCGTGTCATCAAACGCCGCGTCTATTTGCGCTGTGATCAGATCTGTTGGCATCGGCAATATTTGATGCACTGCAAAATTGGATTGCGCCGTCACGCAGGTCACTACGGGTTTGGCCACAAATCCCAAATCCTGCGCGACACCAGCATCACGCAAAAGCCCTGCGCCGCCGCTGCTATCGGTGCCCCCGATACATAAAACGGAGGTCATGAATTGGCCCGCGCGGCGAGCAGAGCAAGGTTCGTATGATTGGCCTGGATCAACATATTTGCAGCACGCCATGCCCGCAATCCCGTGGCACAGACCAAAACGACCCGGCGATCCTGTTCCGGCTGAAACCTGTCGATATCGGCCACGTCAATGCGCTGTGCCTGGGGGGCGATTTTATCGGAGAACTCTGACATATCCCGCAGCTCAACCACCTGATCTGAGGCGGTAATTGCAGATGTTGATATGAACGGGATTTGTGTTTCTGGCTCTGGGGCTGAACGGAAATCAAATCCCCCGAACCGCAGGTTTTGCAGGTCAATGCGGGTCATCTGCCCCAGCGGGCTTGGATCAAGTTTCAGCAATATCTGCAACGTAATTTGCGCCTGAATTGCGCCGATGGTGCCGACAACCGGCCCTAAAACCCCAACGCTGGCACAGGTTGCGCTGCGGCTGGGCAAATCCGGGAACACGGCGCGCAATGAAGGGGCCGTCGCGCAAAATGCGCCGACATATCCGGTGAACCCCAACGCACTGGCCGACACAAAAGGCACGCCCAAATCTTGGCAGGTATCAGATAAGATATACGACACTGCAAAACTGTCCGCAGCATCAACAACCACATCCGAGTTGCGCACCAAATCAGATGCGTTTCCCGGATTGAGGGACGCGACGAAAGCCCGAAGGTGAACATCGGGATTGGCCGCCTGCAAATGGGCCGCCGCTGCCTCTGCCTTGGGCGTTCCGAGATCGGACATTTTAAACAATGGCTGGCGGTGCAAATTGGTTTCTTCGACATGATCGGGATCTATGATCGTGATCTGCCCCACACCGGCCCCAACCAGATATTGCAGCGCCGGACAGCCAAGCCCGCCCGCGCCGACAACCAAAACACGGGCATCGCGCAGCCGATCCTGCCCTGCTTGCCCAATCTCGGGCAAAATCATCTGACGTGCATATCGGTTCATGACGCGCAGGCCTGAACCCAAGCCTGAGTTTGCGCTTCTGGGGTTGGGGATTGTTGAATGTCGGTCACCACGGCGGCACTGTCGGCCCCAGCGGCAAAAACCCCCGGCAACCGGTCAAGCGTCAGCCCGCCAATCGCAACCAAGGACGTGTTTCCAACCATGGATTTCCAGCGCCGCACCCGGTCCAGCCCCTGCGGTGCCCACTTCATTTCCTTTAACAAGGTTGGATAAACCGGCCCCAATGCCACATATGCCGGATCATATGACATCGCGCGGTCCAGCTCTGCTTCGTCATGGGTTGATAGGCCAAATCTGACCCCCGCCCGACGCAAGGCGGCAAAGTCGACATTGTCCATATCCTCTTGGCCCAAATGAATAAATTGGCATCGCAAATCCAATGCGGCCTGCCAATAATCATTGATCACCAACTGCGTTCCGTAAACGGCGCATAGATCGCGTGCCCGGATGATTTGACGGCGAATTTCATCCTCTGGCTGATCTTTGATCCGCAATTGCACCAATTTCACCCCATGCGGGATCAGCAATTCCAGCCGGTTTACATGCCCAACAATCAGGTAGAACTTTTCCATATAGAAATTCCCTTTAGGCCAGAACGGCCATTCCCAAAATCGGAGTGGACGGCACAGCCATGTCGCGTGGTTCCATTGGATCGGCCTGATACCCCAACTGTCCTGCCTTGATCGCCATCGCCATCGCTGCGGCCATGTCTACCGGGTTGCCCGCCTTGGCGACGGCCGTGTTCAGCAGCACCGCATCCATCCCCAATTCCATCGCCATGGCAGCGTCAGATGGGCGGCCTATTCCGGCATCCACGATCAGCGGAACATCCACGAAATGGGCCCGCATCGCGCGCAGCGCATCCGGGTTGCGCAACCCCTGCCCTGATCCGATCGGAGCCCCCCAAGGCATCAAAACCTCGCAGCCCGCATCGATCAGTTTTTCGCCTACCACCAAATCATCTGTCGTATAGGGAAACACTTGGAACCCATCAGCGGCCAGTTCCGTCGCCGCTTTGACCAGTTCAAACACATCGGGTTGCAATGTGTCGGAATGGCCGATCACTTCGAGTTTGATCCAGTTGGTTTCAAACACGTCACGCGCCATTTGCGCGGTTGTGATGGCCTCTTGGGCGGTGTGACATCCGGCGGTGTTTGGCAAAATTCGGCAGTTGGATTTTTGCAATTCCGCAAAGAAGCCACGCCCGGATCCATCCGCGGTTTCACGGCGCAGGGATACTGTGACGATGTCGGTTTCGCTGGCCTCGATCGCTTGCAACAAAATGGCCGGGGATGGGTATTGCGCGGTCCCCAACAAAAGCCGAGATTGAATTTCGGTGCCGTAAATCTGCATGACTAGCCTCCTTGCATTGGGGCAAGAATTTCGAGCTGATCGCCGTCGCTAACGCGCACGGTATCGCGCGCAGTGCGGGGCACAAATTGCCCATTTAGGGCGGTGGCCGTAGCCGGGTTTGCATAGCCAAGCTCAACCAGAATTTCGGCCAATATTGTGGCTGTCACGTTATGCGGAACAGCGTTCACTGTGATGTTCATCTGCGTTTTCCTGAATAAAATGCGCCGCAAGCTGCGCAGCCAAAGCCGGGGCTAATAAAAACCCATGTCGATAAAGCCCGTTCACATGGAAGGTATCGCCATGGCGGGTGACACGCGGGATGTTATCGCGATATGCGGGCCGCAATCCGACCCCGGTTTCGATCACCTCTGCCTCGCCCAGACCGGGATGCAAGGCAAATGCCGCCCCCAACAATTCCAACAATGATCGCACTGTAATGGCCCCAGTGCGGTCACTTTCGATCATGGTTGCCCCCACCATATATTGCCCCCCCGCGCGCGGCACGAGGTAGAGCGGAATACGTGGATGCAGCAGACGAACCGTGCGTGTGATCGTCACGTCTGGCGCATAAAGAATGGCCATTTCGCCGCGCACCGGACGCATATCCGGCTGATCCGCCGCCAGCCCCCGACAATCAACATCAACGTGATCCGGGGCGGGTGTGCCATACCGAATATCAACGCCCAGCGCCAAAACTCGATCGGTCAAATCAATCAACGCGCGACGTGGATTAAGATGCGCCTCGTCTTTGAAAAACAAGCCATTTGTGAACCGCCCCGTTAAGGCCGGTTCCAGTTCAGCCAGTTGATCCGCGTTTATCAACTGATGTTTTGTAGTGCGCCGCGCAAACCGGGACAGATCCGCGCGGTCCCGGGGTTGGGCGACGGCCAGCGACCCAGACCGATTGACCGGTGTGATGTCATCCCACCAATCAACGGCCCCCATCCCCAGTTGCACGACGACATCTTCGGCGGATTCACCTTCGCAATATGGGGCCAGCATGCCACCGGCGAACCATGAACATTTGTTGTCCGATGGCCCATTGCCGGTTTCATAGATCGTGACGGACCGGCCGCGTTTTGCCAATTCCAAAGCGCAAGCCAACCCGGCCACACCGGCCCCGGCGATGGTGATCATTCCGCTGGCTCGGATTGCACATCAGACACCGGCATATACAGGTCACCGCCCTCGCGGTATTTCTGCGTCATGGCCTCCATGCCCTCTTTTTGTGCTTCGGCACGGATGTCGTGACTGATCCGCATCGAACAGAATTTCGGCCCACACATGGAACAGAAATGCGCGACTTTGTGCGCCTCTTTGGGCAGGGTCTGATCGTGGAATTCACGGGCCGTGTCGGGATCAAGGGACAGGTTGAACTGATCCTCCCAACGGAATTCGAACCGCGCCCGTGACAGCGCATCGTCACGGCGTTGCGCACCCGGCAATCCTTTGGCCAAATCCGCCGCATGAGCCGCGATTTTATAGGTGATCACCCCGGTTTTTACATCATCCCGATCCGGCAGACCCAGATGTTCCTTGGGGGTCACGTAGCACAGCATCGCGCAGCCGAACCAGCCAATCATCGCAGCCCCGATACCGCTGGTGATGTGGTCATAACCCGGCGCGATATCCGTGGTCAGCGGCCCAAGCGTGTAAAACGGTGCCTCGTCACAGCATTCCAGCTGTTTGTCCATGTTTTCCTTGATCTTATGCATGGCCACGTGGCCGGGGCCTTCGATCATGACCTGACAATCCTTGGCCCACGCGATTTTGGTCAATTCGCCCAGCGTTTCCAATTCGGCAAATTGCGCATCGTCATTGGCATCCGCAATCGACCCCGGACGCAGCCCATCCCCAAGACTGAACGACACGTCGTATTTACGGCAGATGTCGCAGATCTCTTCGAAATGCTCATAGAGGAAGCTTTCTTTGTGATGATGCAGGCACCATTTGGCCATGATCGACCCGCCGCGCGACACGATCCCAGTGACGCGGTCCACCGTCATCGGCACCATATGTAGACGCACACCGGCATGGATGGTGAAATAATCCACGCCTTGTTCGGCCTGTTCGATCAAGGTGTCGCGGAACACATCCCATGTCAGGTCTTCGGCGATGCCGTTCACCTTTTCCAGCGCCTGATAGATCGGGACGGTCCCGATCGGCACGGGGCTGTTGCGGATGATCCATTCACGGGTGTTGTGAATGTTGCGCCCCGTGGACAGATCCATCACCGTGTCGGCGCCCCAACGGATCGACCAGACCATTTTGTCGACCTCTTCTTCCATCGAAGACGACACCGCAGACGTGCCCATATTGGCGTTGATTTTCACCAAGAAGTTGCGGCCAATGATCATCGGCTCAATTTCGGGGTGGTTGATGTTGGCAGGGATAATCGCGCGGCCGGCGGCCACTTCTGAGCGGACAAATTCGGGCGTCACGTAATCGGGAATGTTGGCCCCCCAATCGTTGCCATCGCGCGGCTCAACAGCTGCGTCGCGCATTTGGTTTTCGCGAATGGCGATAAATTCCATTTCTGGCGTAATGATACCGGCGCGGGCATAGGCCAATTGCGTCACGGCCTGCCCATCCTTGGCGCGCAGCGGCGTGGGTTTTACCGGGTATTCCGGGGTCAGATGGCTGCCTTCGACAAACCCATTATCTGCAGGGATAATGTCGCGGCCTTCGTATTCTTCGACATCCCCGCGCGCGATGATCCAGTCCCGCCGCAACGGGGCCAGCCCCTGCTGAATGTCGGTCAAAATTGCAGGATCGGTATAGGGGCCAGAGGCGTCATATACCGGCAACGGCGCCTCGCCTGCGGTGGGATGCACCGAAATTTCGCGCAACGGTACACGCAAATCCGGGTGGATTGTGCCTTTGACGTAAATCTTGCGCGAAGCGGGCATTTCACCCGTGGTGATTTTAGGATTAGGGACGTTCATTTTGGTGCTCCTCAAGCGTAACTCAAAAAGACACCAGATGAATTTCGGCTTGGGAAACGGGCGATGCCACACATCACCTTTGTCAGGATGCAGGCCCAATTTCAGTGGGATGCGCCCTTAGCTTCCTACGCCAGTATCAACTGGGTCAGGTTCAAAGGGTCGCGACACTACAGCTACGCTGCTATCCGCCTCTCAGTCCCTCAGTTGGGACTCCCCCGCGTGCTTATTGGCTAGACATTCTGCGGAATTGACGCAAGGGAAATTTCCAAACGGCCTATGATGCCCGCGCAATTCGGACCACAAGCATATGAAATATAACGAAATAAAAAGACCCCGACAGGAATGTGACGGGGTCTTTGATTGTAATGATGTGGTTTAGACGTTTATGCAGCGCCGCCCATCATGGTTTTGATAACCAGAAAAATCAGGGCCGACAGCAACGCCGCCGCCGGGACCGTAATGACCCAAGCCGCAATAATTGTCATGAAATGCGACCGGCGCACCAGCTTTCTGCGGCGACGTTCCTCTTTGGGCTGTTGCGGCACATCAGGCATGGCGATCCGGCGCTTTTTCATCTGCCGGGACGTATGCCATTCACGGAAAAAACCGACCCCAAACACGCCGCCCACAGCAATATGCGTAGAGCTAACAGGCAGGCCCAACCAACTGGCCACAATCACCGTGATCGCCGCTGACAAGGCCACACAATAGGCCCGCATTGGGTTCAATTTGGTGATTTGGTTGCCCACCATCCGGATCAGTTTTGGCCCAAACAGGAACAAACCAAACGAAATCCCGATTGCCCCGATTACCATGATCCATAACGGGATGGAAATCGCGTCGGTAAAGTTGCCCGATTTAGAAGCCTGAACAATCGCCGCCAA carries:
- a CDS encoding LysR substrate-binding domain-containing protein, producing MDTDGLRLFVLAAEKLNISAAGRELGLAPAVASARLAKLEHTLGADLLHRSTRKVALSLEGSEFLPFAREMLAQEQAARAALGQGQATPTGTLRFTAPSTFAQQYIAPILPEFLAKYPDIMLDLRLSDSRFDLIEGSFDLAIRNAAMEDTSLKGRKLADDVRVLCASPGYLAELGVPECADDLNTHHLIAFANQTPRPLARDDGQIAVFDPRAASGRMTIDDGQCQKLVTMAGAGISINSLWSVHQELRDGSLIRVLPEYVMSDSSKLWLVYPKANVLSAKVRVLIDFLLENIGKNPVWDQE
- a CDS encoding hydroxymethylpyrimidine/phosphomethylpyrimidine kinase codes for the protein MTSVLCIGGTDSSGGAGLLRDAGVAQDLGFVAKPVVTCVTAQSNFAVHQILPMPTDLITAQIDAAFDDTPPKAVKIGMVGGADMAGAIVSALRGRDIPIVFDPVLKASSGGELSDQNGLHSLIAISTLVTPNAIEAAHLTGIKAEADLAGPTAQAEVLMKMGAHAVMIKGGHIQGDICSDRLFFRDKSTSFDAPRLSQNRRGTGCTLASAIACNLAAGYPLTQACARAKTYVHRWIASAEPNFGSGAT
- a CDS encoding ThiF family adenylyltransferase, with the protein product MNRYARQMILPEIGQAGQDRLRDARVLVVGAGGLGCPALQYLVGAGVGQITIIDPDHVEETNLHRQPLFKMSDLGTPKAEAAAAHLQAANPDVHLRAFVASLNPGNASDLVRNSDVVVDAADSFAVSYILSDTCQDLGVPFVSASALGFTGYVGAFCATAPSLRAVFPDLPSRSATCASVGVLGPVVGTIGAIQAQITLQILLKLDPSPLGQMTRIDLQNLRFGGFDFRSAPEPETQIPFISTSAITASDQVVELRDMSEFSDKIAPQAQRIDVADIDRFQPEQDRRVVLVCATGLRAWRAANMLIQANHTNLALLAARANS
- a CDS encoding thiamine phosphate synthase; translation: MEKFYLIVGHVNRLELLIPHGVKLVQLRIKDQPEDEIRRQIIRARDLCAVYGTQLVINDYWQAALDLRCQFIHLGQEDMDNVDFAALRRAGVRFGLSTHDEAELDRAMSYDPAYVALGPVYPTLLKEMKWAPQGLDRVRRWKSMVGNTSLVAIGGLTLDRLPGVFAAGADSAAVVTDIQQSPTPEAQTQAWVQACAS
- a CDS encoding thiazole synthase is translated as MQIYGTEIQSRLLLGTAQYPSPAILLQAIEASETDIVTVSLRRETADGSGRGFFAELQKSNCRILPNTAGCHTAQEAITTAQMARDVFETNWIKLEVIGHSDTLQPDVFELVKAATELAADGFQVFPYTTDDLVVGEKLIDAGCEVLMPWGAPIGSGQGLRNPDALRAMRAHFVDVPLIVDAGIGRPSDAAMAMELGMDAVLLNTAVAKAGNPVDMAAAMAMAIKAGQLGYQADPMEPRDMAVPSTPILGMAVLA
- the thiS gene encoding sulfur carrier protein ThiS, which translates into the protein MNITVNAVPHNVTATILAEILVELGYANPATATALNGQFVPRTARDTVRVSDGDQLEILAPMQGG
- a CDS encoding FAD-dependent oxidoreductase; the encoded protein is MITIAGAGVAGLACALELAKRGRSVTIYETGNGPSDNKCSWFAGGMLAPYCEGESAEDVVVQLGMGAVDWWDDITPVNRSGSLAVAQPRDRADLSRFARRTTKHQLINADQLAELEPALTGRFTNGLFFKDEAHLNPRRALIDLTDRVLALGVDIRYGTPAPDHVDVDCRGLAADQPDMRPVRGEMAILYAPDVTITRTVRLLHPRIPLYLVPRAGGQYMVGATMIESDRTGAITVRSLLELLGAAFALHPGLGEAEVIETGVGLRPAYRDNIPRVTRHGDTFHVNGLYRHGFLLAPALAAQLAAHFIQENADEHHSERCSA
- the thiC gene encoding phosphomethylpyrimidine synthase ThiC, which gives rise to MNVPNPKITTGEMPASRKIYVKGTIHPDLRVPLREISVHPTAGEAPLPVYDASGPYTDPAILTDIQQGLAPLRRDWIIARGDVEEYEGRDIIPADNGFVEGSHLTPEYPVKPTPLRAKDGQAVTQLAYARAGIITPEMEFIAIRENQMRDAAVEPRDGNDWGANIPDYVTPEFVRSEVAAGRAIIPANINHPEIEPMIIGRNFLVKINANMGTSAVSSSMEEEVDKMVWSIRWGADTVMDLSTGRNIHNTREWIIRNSPVPIGTVPIYQALEKVNGIAEDLTWDVFRDTLIEQAEQGVDYFTIHAGVRLHMVPMTVDRVTGIVSRGGSIMAKWCLHHHKESFLYEHFEEICDICRKYDVSFSLGDGLRPGSIADANDDAQFAELETLGELTKIAWAKDCQVMIEGPGHVAMHKIKENMDKQLECCDEAPFYTLGPLTTDIAPGYDHITSGIGAAMIGWFGCAMLCYVTPKEHLGLPDRDDVKTGVITYKIAAHAADLAKGLPGAQRRDDALSRARFEFRWEDQFNLSLDPDTAREFHDQTLPKEAHKVAHFCSMCGPKFCSMRISHDIRAEAQKEGMEAMTQKYREGGDLYMPVSDVQSEPAE